A region from the Mesorhizobium sp. J8 genome encodes:
- a CDS encoding CGNR zinc finger domain-containing protein: MTVSWTPHRFTGGILALDTANTVVLRNDPQKSFDRFDDPAEIARFAEAASGFRAAELGGRRLRAPEPGEIKPTVISIREATDRLFRHAVSSGALATSLLPDFLTACAGGLSGSATEIGTPGRPFGDPATPIAFEAALAVSALSLLRDETVARLRICPNCSWLFVDRSRNASRLWCDMAVCGNRQKANRHYRRRTAAREVGNA, encoded by the coding sequence ATGACGGTATCCTGGACCCCGCACCGCTTCACCGGTGGCATCCTTGCGCTCGACACGGCGAATACCGTTGTGCTGCGCAACGATCCGCAAAAGTCCTTCGACCGTTTCGACGACCCGGCCGAGATCGCCCGCTTCGCCGAGGCGGCGAGTGGTTTTCGCGCCGCCGAACTCGGCGGCCGGCGGCTGCGCGCGCCCGAACCGGGCGAGATAAAACCGACCGTCATCTCGATCCGCGAAGCGACCGATCGGCTGTTTCGCCACGCCGTCTCGAGCGGCGCGCTCGCGACCAGCCTCCTGCCGGATTTCCTTACGGCCTGCGCCGGCGGACTGTCCGGCAGCGCGACCGAGATCGGGACGCCGGGCCGGCCTTTCGGCGATCCGGCAACGCCGATTGCCTTCGAGGCGGCCTTGGCCGTCTCGGCGCTGTCGCTGCTGCGCGACGAAACGGTGGCGCGGCTGCGGATCTGCCCCAATTGCAGCTGGCTGTTCGTCGACCGCAGCCGCAACGCCAGCCGGTTGTGGTGCGACATGGCCGTTTGCGGCAACCGCCAGAAGGCAAACCGCCATTACCGCCGCCGTACAGCGGCGAGGGAGGTCGGCAATGCTTAG
- a CDS encoding aa3-type cytochrome c oxidase subunit IV — MADHSPTGPVELGAQMDYAEHDRTYKAFLGLAKYGSLVCAAILIAMAFGFFVGGFFSATILFILIMAVGTLILR; from the coding sequence ATGGCTGATCACTCGCCGACCGGTCCTGTCGAGCTTGGCGCGCAGATGGACTATGCCGAGCATGACCGTACCTACAAGGCCTTCCTCGGCCTTGCCAAATACGGCTCGCTGGTCTGCGCCGCCATCCTTATCGCTATGGCCTTCGGCTTCTTCGTTGGCGGCTTTTTCTCGGCGACCATCCTGTTCATCCTGATCATGGCCGTCGGCACTCTCATTCTGCGGTAG
- a CDS encoding putative bifunctional diguanylate cyclase/phosphodiesterase, with product MGRTKTENIPADVYIQFVRALFDNAGMVAIGGVCYWILGFMVYLRTQDLLYLTLAFVLLSASLWRYFSIRSFHRTGGIIASVAEAEAIERNYILKGSAQGLALGSFCFVSIYLRPDQFAELASVSLSLTTLVTVVGRSYGSMRMVQIFSLTLVGPAALALILRTDMPSVVLGLMIIPLTFVTISSADHVRNVLFSAVVGHKQARNLTRRFDRALNTMSHGLVMLGPDGRVAVANAEAARLMSLRSGDALLGRSIHGLLMRGVAGGMLAPKDCRYIEAQLTRALREGRDRKVLVSLANGQHYEFSAREGSQELGVITFEDVTVRVEAEEKIRFMARYDNLTGLPNRAYFHELVGEAMASGDQDRLCGLAVLDLDDFKSVNDTLGHPVGDGLIYAVAERLAAIAGPGITVSRFGGDEFMVFFDRVEDESHLSTLLDQIFADLQGEVDVAGHGLRIQASGGAVLSKVKDTDADTMIVKADLALYKAKELGKNSWRLFEAAMDAAFRNRQLMKADLRNAVQAKDLRVVYQPIVSVSTMRIASCEALCRWDHPDLGPISPSVFIPLAEEMGIVSEISSFVLEAACAECAKWPAQTSVSVNLSAKDFRNRDIVQKVSDALAKSGLAAHRLEIEVTETALLDDKSLTRESIEELKALGARIALDDFGTGYSSLSYLHKLPLDKIKIDRSFLVDLNQNRQSLDLLKGIVGLSRTLGLSVTIEGVETFEQLKTLVHLVKPDFLQGFLFGAALSASGIETMSSVTWPFAADLYIAGKRTAS from the coding sequence ATGGGCAGAACAAAGACCGAGAACATCCCGGCGGATGTCTATATCCAGTTCGTGCGGGCATTGTTCGACAACGCCGGCATGGTGGCGATCGGCGGTGTATGCTACTGGATTCTCGGTTTCATGGTCTACCTGCGTACGCAGGATCTGCTTTATCTGACGTTGGCTTTCGTTCTGCTATCGGCCAGCCTCTGGCGGTACTTCAGCATCCGAAGCTTCCATAGAACAGGCGGCATTATAGCAAGTGTCGCAGAGGCAGAAGCGATAGAGCGCAATTATATTCTCAAAGGCAGCGCGCAGGGCCTCGCATTGGGGTCATTCTGCTTCGTGTCGATCTATCTGCGTCCTGATCAATTTGCTGAACTGGCGTCGGTGTCGTTGTCGTTGACCACCCTGGTAACGGTTGTCGGACGAAGCTACGGGTCCATGCGCATGGTCCAGATTTTTTCCTTGACCCTCGTCGGGCCGGCGGCTCTTGCGCTCATCCTTCGCACGGATATGCCCTCTGTCGTCCTCGGCTTGATGATCATCCCGCTGACGTTCGTCACCATCAGCAGCGCCGACCATGTCCGCAACGTGCTCTTCTCCGCGGTCGTCGGCCACAAGCAGGCCAGGAACCTGACACGCCGGTTCGATCGCGCGCTCAACACCATGTCGCACGGCCTTGTCATGCTGGGTCCGGACGGGCGCGTCGCGGTGGCCAATGCCGAAGCCGCCCGCCTGATGTCGCTGAGATCGGGCGATGCCTTGCTCGGACGCTCCATTCACGGCCTTTTGATGCGCGGCGTCGCCGGCGGCATGCTGGCGCCGAAAGACTGCCGCTACATCGAGGCGCAGCTGACGCGCGCCCTGCGTGAAGGCCGCGACCGCAAGGTGCTTGTTTCGCTGGCCAATGGTCAGCATTACGAATTCTCCGCCCGCGAAGGCAGCCAGGAACTGGGCGTCATCACCTTCGAGGACGTGACGGTGCGCGTCGAGGCGGAGGAAAAGATCCGCTTCATGGCGCGCTACGACAATCTGACCGGACTGCCGAACCGCGCCTATTTCCACGAGCTTGTCGGCGAGGCGATGGCCTCCGGCGACCAGGACCGGCTCTGCGGTCTGGCGGTGCTCGATCTCGACGACTTCAAGAGCGTCAACGACACGCTCGGCCATCCGGTCGGCGACGGGCTGATCTATGCCGTGGCCGAGCGCCTCGCGGCGATTGCCGGGCCGGGCATCACCGTCAGCCGCTTTGGCGGCGACGAGTTCATGGTCTTCTTCGACCGCGTCGAGGACGAGAGCCATCTCAGCACCCTGCTTGACCAGATATTCGCGGACCTGCAGGGCGAGGTGGACGTAGCCGGCCACGGCTTGCGCATCCAGGCCAGCGGCGGCGCTGTGCTTTCCAAGGTCAAGGACACCGATGCGGACACCATGATCGTCAAGGCGGACCTTGCCCTCTACAAGGCCAAGGAGCTCGGCAAGAACAGCTGGCGGCTGTTCGAGGCGGCCATGGATGCCGCTTTCCGCAACCGCCAGCTGATGAAGGCTGATCTGCGCAATGCCGTGCAGGCCAAGGATTTGCGCGTCGTCTATCAGCCGATCGTTTCCGTCAGCACCATGCGCATCGCCAGTTGCGAGGCGCTGTGCCGCTGGGATCATCCCGATCTCGGCCCGATCTCGCCCAGCGTTTTCATTCCGCTTGCCGAGGAGATGGGCATCGTTTCCGAGATCAGTTCTTTCGTGCTGGAGGCCGCGTGCGCCGAATGCGCCAAATGGCCGGCTCAGACCAGCGTGTCGGTCAACCTGTCGGCCAAGGACTTCCGCAATCGCGATATCGTCCAGAAGGTCAGCGATGCTTTGGCCAAATCGGGCCTTGCGGCGCATCGGCTTGAAATCGAGGTTACCGAGACCGCGTTGCTGGACGATAAGTCGCTGACGCGCGAATCGATCGAGGAACTGAAGGCGCTCGGCGCGCGCATCGCGCTCGACGACTTCGGCACCGGCTATTCCAGCCTCAGCTATTTGCACAAGCTGCCGCTCGACAAGATCAAGATCGATCGCTCATTCCTGGTCGATTTGAACCAGAACCGGCAGTCGCTAGATCTCCTGAAGGGGATCGTCGGCCTGTCCCGGACGTTGGGTCTTTCGGTCACCATAGAAGGGGTCGAGACCTTCGAGCAACTGAAGACGCTGGTCCATCTGGTCAAGCCGGACTTCCTGCAGGGCTTCCTCTTCGGCGCCGCGCTCAGCGCGTCGGGCATCGAGACCATGTCGAGCGTCACGTGGCCGTTTGCCGCGGATTTGTATATCGCCGGCAAACGAACAGCCAGCTGA
- a CDS encoding indolepyruvate ferredoxin oxidoreductase family protein: MTLHDVALDDKFDLGKERVFLSGAQAVVRMLLMQRERDRRAGLNTAGFVSGYRGSPLGGLDMQLWRAKKQLAQADIVFRPGLNEELAATACWGSQQTELLGEGTHDGVFSVWYGKGPGVDRSGDVFRHANLAGSSKHGGVLALMGDDHMAESSTNAHATEFLFVDTMVPILNPAGVQEIIDYGLYGFAMSRFAGTWAAIKCVKDNIESTASVDASIERLNIVIPEFDMPPGGLNIRHEIDMLGQEERLHEYKRAAASAFIHANGLNRIVYSGGRNPKLGVITIGKSYLDVRQALEDIGIDEAAANRIGIRLFKVGCPWPLDFQHIAEFARGLDTIVVVEEKRSLIEVQLRENLYGTAVQPVIVGKKDERGDWLFPAKGALDPNEIAIALGERILRTIGPSEEIAARVAKLRQFQAMLADTVDIGSRTPFFCSGCPHNSSTKVPDGSLAAAGIGCHFMALWMDRNTVGFTAMGGEGAQWVGQAPFSKRDHIFQNLGDGTYNHSGVLAIRFALSSGANITYKILYNDAVAMTGGQPHEGGLTVDMIARQVRAEGVDRIAVVTDEPDKYAGKADFPAGITIHHRDDLDLVQRELRDVKGVSVLIYDQTCAAEKRRRRKRGTFPDPDKRVFINELVCEGCGDCGVQSNCVSIQPVETEFGRKRRIDQSSCNKDFSCLNGFCPSFVTVHGGKIRKAEGIAGKADPLDGVPAPAEFRMGNQGWAGIIDGVGGTGVVTVGAVLGMAAHLEGKGCGMIDMAGLAQKGGSVFTHVRIAPTPEDIHAIRVSAGKADLVLGCDLVVSGAKKVLGAVREGHTIFLANTAEIMPGEFTRSADFSLPVERLKKAIRAAAGDDKAHFFDATRTATALFGNSLGANMFMLGFAFQHGGLPLSAQAVEKAIELNGEAVAMNIAAFRWGRRAAHQPDFVRGLVAQTGKPAVKPAETLDDVIARRVAFLTAYQNAAYARRYADRVAALRTAEAKAVPGSTAVTEAVARNLFKLMAIKDEYEVARLYTDGTFAADLAKQFQSYEKLEFHLAPPILGRRANDGKPRKSSFGPWMMKGFRLLAAMKCLRGTAFDLLGYTAERRMERQSLRDYEADLDLIAAALAPGRVEAATALASVPALIRGYGHVRQASAAKAAGERARLIERLAQAPAEQALRAAE; encoded by the coding sequence ATGACGCTGCACGACGTCGCGCTCGACGACAAGTTCGACCTTGGGAAGGAGCGCGTCTTCCTGTCCGGCGCGCAAGCGGTCGTGCGCATGCTTCTAATGCAGCGCGAGCGCGACCGCCGCGCCGGCCTCAACACGGCAGGCTTCGTCTCCGGCTATCGCGGCTCGCCGCTGGGCGGCCTCGACATGCAGTTGTGGCGGGCGAAGAAGCAGCTCGCGCAAGCCGACATCGTCTTCCGGCCCGGCCTCAACGAGGAACTCGCCGCCACCGCCTGCTGGGGCTCGCAGCAGACCGAGTTGCTGGGCGAGGGCACGCATGATGGCGTCTTCTCCGTCTGGTACGGCAAGGGCCCGGGCGTCGACCGTTCCGGCGACGTCTTCCGCCACGCCAATCTGGCGGGCTCCTCGAAACATGGCGGCGTGCTTGCCCTGATGGGCGACGACCATATGGCCGAATCGTCGACCAACGCGCATGCCACCGAATTCCTTTTCGTCGACACCATGGTGCCGATCCTCAACCCGGCCGGCGTCCAGGAGATCATCGATTACGGCCTCTACGGCTTTGCCATGTCGCGCTTCGCCGGCACCTGGGCGGCGATCAAATGCGTCAAGGACAACATCGAATCGACGGCCTCGGTCGACGCCTCGATCGAGCGGCTGAACATCGTCATTCCCGAATTCGACATGCCGCCGGGCGGCCTGAACATCCGCCACGAGATCGACATGCTCGGCCAGGAAGAGCGGCTGCATGAATACAAGCGCGCCGCCGCTTCCGCCTTCATCCACGCCAACGGGCTGAACCGCATCGTCTATTCCGGCGGCCGCAATCCCAAGCTCGGCGTCATCACCATCGGCAAGAGCTATCTCGACGTGCGCCAGGCGCTGGAGGATATCGGCATCGACGAAGCGGCCGCCAACCGCATCGGCATCCGCCTGTTCAAGGTCGGCTGCCCGTGGCCGCTCGACTTCCAGCATATCGCCGAGTTCGCGCGCGGCCTCGACACCATCGTCGTCGTCGAGGAGAAGCGTTCGCTGATCGAGGTCCAGCTGCGCGAGAACCTCTACGGCACCGCCGTCCAGCCGGTGATCGTCGGCAAGAAGGACGAGCGCGGCGACTGGCTGTTTCCGGCCAAGGGCGCGCTCGACCCGAACGAAATCGCCATCGCGCTCGGCGAGCGCATCCTGCGCACCATCGGCCCCTCGGAAGAGATCGCCGCCAGGGTGGCCAAGCTGCGCCAGTTCCAGGCGATGCTCGCCGACACCGTCGACATCGGCTCGCGCACGCCTTTCTTCTGCTCGGGCTGCCCGCACAATTCATCCACCAAGGTGCCGGACGGCTCGTTGGCCGCCGCCGGTATCGGCTGCCACTTCATGGCGCTGTGGATGGACAGGAACACGGTCGGCTTCACCGCCATGGGGGGCGAGGGCGCGCAATGGGTCGGACAGGCGCCGTTCTCCAAGCGCGACCACATCTTCCAGAATCTCGGCGACGGCACCTACAACCATTCCGGCGTGCTGGCGATCCGTTTCGCGCTGTCTTCCGGCGCCAACATCACCTACAAGATCCTCTACAACGACGCCGTCGCCATGACCGGCGGCCAGCCGCATGAGGGCGGTCTCACCGTCGATATGATCGCCAGGCAGGTGCGCGCCGAGGGCGTCGACCGCATCGCCGTCGTCACCGACGAGCCCGACAAATATGCCGGCAAGGCCGATTTCCCGGCAGGCATAACCATCCATCACCGCGACGATCTCGATCTCGTCCAGCGCGAATTGCGCGACGTGAAGGGCGTCTCGGTGCTGATCTACGATCAGACCTGCGCCGCGGAAAAGCGCCGCCGCCGCAAGCGCGGCACCTTCCCCGATCCGGACAAGCGCGTCTTCATCAACGAACTCGTCTGCGAAGGCTGCGGCGATTGCGGCGTGCAGTCCAACTGCGTCTCCATCCAGCCGGTCGAGACCGAATTCGGCCGCAAACGCCGGATAGACCAGTCGAGCTGCAACAAGGACTTTTCCTGCCTCAACGGCTTCTGCCCGTCCTTCGTCACCGTGCATGGCGGCAAGATCCGGAAGGCCGAAGGCATTGCCGGCAAGGCCGATCCTCTCGACGGCGTGCCGGCGCCGGCCGAGTTCCGCATGGGCAACCAGGGCTGGGCCGGGATCATCGACGGGGTCGGCGGCACCGGTGTCGTCACCGTCGGCGCGGTGCTCGGCATGGCCGCGCATTTGGAAGGCAAGGGCTGCGGCATGATCGACATGGCCGGCCTCGCCCAGAAGGGCGGCTCGGTGTTCACCCATGTCCGCATCGCCCCGACGCCCGAGGACATCCATGCCATTCGCGTTTCGGCCGGCAAGGCCGACCTCGTGCTCGGCTGCGACCTCGTCGTCTCCGGCGCCAAGAAGGTGCTGGGCGCGGTGCGCGAGGGTCACACGATCTTCCTCGCCAACACCGCCGAAATCATGCCCGGCGAGTTCACCCGCTCCGCCGACTTCTCGCTGCCGGTCGAGCGGCTGAAGAAGGCGATCCGGGCGGCCGCCGGCGACGACAAGGCGCATTTCTTCGACGCCACCCGCACGGCAACCGCGCTGTTCGGCAATTCGCTCGGCGCCAACATGTTCATGCTGGGCTTCGCCTTCCAGCATGGCGGCCTCCCGCTGTCGGCGCAAGCCGTTGAAAAGGCGATAGAATTGAACGGTGAAGCGGTGGCGATGAACATCGCGGCTTTCCGCTGGGGCCGCCGCGCCGCGCATCAGCCCGATTTCGTGCGCGGTCTTGTCGCCCAAACCGGCAAGCCGGCGGTAAAACCGGCCGAGACGCTGGACGATGTCATCGCCCGCCGCGTCGCCTTCCTCACCGCCTATCAGAACGCCGCCTACGCCAGGCGCTATGCCGACCGGGTGGCGGCGTTGCGGACCGCCGAAGCCAAGGCCGTGCCAGGCTCGACCGCGGTGACCGAGGCCGTCGCTAGGAACCTCTTCAAGCTGATGGCGATCAAGGATGAATATGAGGTTGCGCGGCTCTATACCGACGGCACCTTCGCTGCCGACCTCGCCAAGCAGTTCCAGAGCTACGAGAAGCTCGAATTCCACCTCGCGCCGCCGATCCTTGGGCGGCGCGCCAATGACGGCAAACCCCGGAAGTCGAGTTTCGGCCCGTGGATGATGAAGGGCTTTCGGCTGCTGGCGGCGATGAAGTGCCTGCGCGGAACCGCCTTCGATCTTCTCGGCTACACGGCCGAGCGACGCATGGAGCGGCAGTCGCTGAGAGACTACGAGGCCGATCTCGACCTGATCGCCGCAGCACTTGCGCCGGGCAGGGTGGAGGCCGCAACCGCTCTAGCCTCCGTGCCGGCGCTGATCCGCGGCTACGGCCATGTCCGGCAGGCCAGCGCCGCGAAGGCAGCGGGCGAGCGTGCGCGGCTGATCGAGCGTCTGGCCCAGGCTCCGGCGGAGCAGGCGCTTCGCGCGGCGGAGTGA
- a CDS encoding DUF3096 domain-containing protein encodes MTIHSLALTPLISLIAGVLILVMPRLLNYIVALYLIVVGLLGLFPHLAG; translated from the coding sequence ATGACCATCCACTCGCTCGCGCTGACGCCGCTGATCTCGCTGATTGCCGGCGTGCTGATCCTGGTGATGCCGCGGCTGCTCAACTACATCGTCGCGCTCTACCTGATCGTCGTCGGCCTGCTCGGCCTTTTCCCCCACCTCGCCGGCTGA
- a CDS encoding N-acyl amino acid synthase FeeM domain-containing protein produces MDAARKSASADASARMDSALNRSMMELLDHVEYRLITGGEDQEAIYRLRYNSYRRSGMCGPIASGMFEDRWDNLPNAYRFGVYCYGQLVSTLRFHYITSAQPYSPSVDAYPEVLLPRLARGETFIDGTRFAADPDSAPAPGVLPFLTLRIAMVASCYFGQDSVLTPVKMEHSAFYVRYFQAVQRTEGKVFPGVLPPLALFEIPAGENMRLTLKRLPFFRSTPMEQRLMFGNPAINRLTPLSIVPTAKYYRAAA; encoded by the coding sequence ATGGATGCTGCGAGGAAGAGTGCGTCGGCCGACGCCAGCGCGAGGATGGACTCCGCGCTCAACCGGTCGATGATGGAACTCCTGGATCATGTCGAATATCGTCTCATCACGGGGGGTGAAGATCAGGAGGCGATCTATCGGCTCCGCTACAATTCCTATCGGCGCTCAGGTATGTGTGGCCCGATCGCGAGTGGGATGTTCGAGGATCGCTGGGATAATCTGCCCAACGCCTATCGGTTCGGTGTCTATTGCTATGGCCAATTGGTCAGCACACTGCGTTTCCATTATATTACCAGTGCGCAGCCATACTCGCCTTCGGTCGACGCCTATCCCGAGGTCCTGCTCCCGCGCCTCGCCCGCGGCGAAACCTTCATCGACGGAACCCGCTTCGCAGCCGATCCCGACAGCGCGCCGGCACCCGGCGTGCTGCCTTTCCTGACACTCAGGATTGCCATGGTCGCCTCCTGTTATTTTGGCCAGGACTCCGTACTGACGCCGGTGAAGATGGAGCATTCCGCTTTTTACGTCCGTTACTTTCAGGCCGTGCAGAGGACAGAGGGTAAAGTATTTCCGGGCGTTCTTCCCCCGCTCGCACTGTTCGAAATCCCGGCCGGCGAAAACATGCGCCTGACGCTCAAACGACTTCCGTTCTTCAGGTCGACGCCCATGGAACAGCGGCTGATGTTCGGCAATCCGGCCATCAACCGGCTGACACCCCTCTCGATCGTACCGACGGCGAAATACTATCGCGCCGCCGCCTGA
- a CDS encoding Re/Si-specific NAD(P)(+) transhydrogenase subunit alpha, which translates to MGQIVFIPREVDPNEPRVAASPETVKRLTGIGFDVIVEKGAGLGSRIPDQDFIAAGGTIGTAADAKNADVVLKVRRPTDAELKGYKPGAAVIAIMDPYGNDAAVAAMAKAGITAFSMEFMPRITRAQVMDVLSSQANLAGYQAVIDAAAEYDRALPMMMTAAGTVPAAKAFIMGVGVAGLQAIATARRLGAVVTATDVRPAVKEQVQSLGAKFLAVEDEEFKAAETAGGYAKEMSKEYQAKQAALTAEHIAKQDIVITTALIPGRPAPKLVSAAMVASMKPGSVIVDLAVERGGNVEGAVPGKVVTTENGVKIIGHLNVPGRVAASASLLYAKNLYAFLETMVDKTTKTLAIKRDDELVKATMLTDGGKVVHPNFAKAEEPRTEPAAIPATTMVADAADAKPAARKKAAAKPKGTA; encoded by the coding sequence GTGGGACAGATAGTATTCATCCCTCGTGAGGTCGACCCGAACGAGCCGCGCGTCGCGGCCTCGCCGGAGACGGTCAAACGCCTGACGGGTATCGGCTTCGACGTGATCGTCGAAAAGGGCGCCGGCCTCGGTTCCCGCATCCCCGACCAGGATTTCATTGCTGCCGGGGGCACCATCGGAACGGCGGCCGACGCCAAGAACGCCGATGTCGTGCTGAAAGTGCGCCGTCCGACGGATGCGGAGCTGAAGGGCTACAAGCCGGGCGCCGCCGTCATCGCCATCATGGACCCCTACGGCAACGATGCCGCGGTGGCCGCCATGGCCAAGGCCGGCATCACCGCCTTCTCCATGGAATTCATGCCGCGCATCACCCGCGCGCAAGTGATGGACGTGCTGTCCTCGCAGGCCAATCTCGCCGGCTACCAGGCGGTGATCGACGCGGCCGCCGAATATGATCGCGCGCTGCCGATGATGATGACGGCGGCGGGCACCGTGCCGGCGGCGAAAGCCTTCATCATGGGCGTCGGCGTCGCCGGACTGCAGGCGATCGCCACGGCGCGCCGCCTCGGCGCGGTCGTCACCGCCACCGACGTTCGCCCGGCGGTGAAAGAGCAGGTGCAGTCGCTCGGCGCCAAGTTCTTGGCGGTCGAGGACGAGGAGTTCAAGGCGGCCGAGACCGCCGGCGGCTACGCCAAGGAAATGTCGAAGGAATATCAGGCCAAGCAGGCGGCGCTGACGGCCGAGCACATCGCCAAGCAGGACATCGTCATCACCACCGCGCTGATCCCCGGCCGCCCGGCGCCGAAGCTGGTGTCGGCCGCCATGGTCGCCTCGATGAAGCCGGGCTCGGTGATCGTCGATCTTGCGGTCGAGCGCGGCGGCAATGTCGAGGGCGCGGTGCCCGGTAAGGTCGTGACCACCGAGAACGGGGTCAAGATCATCGGCCACCTCAACGTGCCTGGCCGTGTCGCCGCCTCCGCCTCGCTGCTCTACGCCAAGAACCTCTACGCCTTCCTCGAGACCATGGTCGACAAGACGACCAAGACGCTCGCCATCAAGCGCGACGACGAACTGGTCAAGGCGACGATGTTGACCGATGGCGGCAAGGTCGTGCATCCCAATTTCGCCAAGGCGGAGGAGCCGCGCACCGAGCCGGCGGCCATTCCGGCGACGACCATGGTTGCCGATGCCGCCGATGCCAAGCCGGCGGCAAGGAAGAAGGCCGCAGCCAAGCCTAAGGGGACCGCGTGA
- a CDS encoding branched-chain amino acid ABC transporter permease, whose product MLYFFQQVLNGLHSGALYALLAFGYVLTNGILHRTNLAYGALFAFCGQTMILTAAFGYQALWLTLAAAVALGVAAAILYAALISHVLSRSVFERFADRSPNAIVVTTLGILLFLSEASRIAADTHDLWLPPMLATPVIFARGEDFKVTLTVIQLLDCACVIAIVALAAWLFSHSRFGRAWRAVSDDPKAAAMCGIDVTAVFRRAVLFGGFCAALAGVLAGLYYGNVSFGTGLTYGLKILFVTAVGGYLSPLKAALGAAAFGMAESLWAGYFPLEWRDAWIYLFLVAMLVLIGAGRDQAKIA is encoded by the coding sequence ATGCTCTATTTCTTCCAGCAGGTGCTGAACGGGCTGCATTCGGGGGCGCTCTATGCGCTGCTCGCCTTCGGCTATGTGCTGACCAACGGCATCCTGCATCGCACGAACCTGGCTTACGGCGCGCTGTTCGCCTTCTGCGGCCAAACGATGATCCTGACCGCCGCCTTCGGCTATCAGGCGCTGTGGCTGACGCTCGCCGCCGCGGTGGCGCTCGGCGTCGCCGCGGCCATCCTCTACGCGGCGCTGATCAGCCACGTCCTGTCGCGCAGCGTTTTCGAGAGGTTCGCCGACCGCTCGCCCAACGCGATCGTGGTGACGACGCTCGGCATCCTGCTCTTCTTGTCGGAGGCGAGCCGCATCGCCGCCGACACGCATGATCTTTGGCTGCCGCCGATGCTCGCCACCCCGGTAATCTTTGCCCGGGGCGAGGACTTCAAGGTCACGCTCACTGTCATCCAGCTGCTCGACTGCGCTTGTGTCATCGCGATTGTTGCGCTGGCGGCCTGGCTGTTCTCGCATTCGCGCTTCGGCCGCGCCTGGCGCGCCGTCTCCGACGATCCGAAAGCGGCGGCGATGTGCGGCATCGACGTCACCGCGGTGTTCCGCCGCGCCGTGCTGTTCGGCGGCTTCTGCGCCGCCCTGGCCGGCGTGCTTGCCGGTCTCTATTACGGCAATGTCTCCTTTGGCACCGGACTGACCTATGGCCTCAAGATCCTGTTTGTGACGGCGGTCGGCGGCTATCTGTCGCCGCTCAAGGCGGCGCTTGGCGCCGCGGCCTTCGGCATGGCGGAATCGCTCTGGGCCGGCTACTTCCCGCTCGAATGGCGCGACGCCTGGATCTATCTCTTCCTCGTCGCCATGCTGGTGCTGATCGGCGCCGGGCGCGACCAGGCCAAGATCGCCTGA
- a CDS encoding proton-translocating transhydrogenase family protein, whose product MDALQKALDQLDQATAAVRLAVQDLANNAPGAADAAGGAAHALSGGAIDPFVFRFAIFVLAIFVGYYVVWSVTPALHTPLMAVTNAISSVIVVGALLAVGIAASGLAAGFGFVALVLVSVNIFGGFLVTQRMLAMYKKKEK is encoded by the coding sequence ATGGACGCCTTGCAGAAAGCCCTCGACCAGCTCGATCAGGCGACCGCCGCCGTTAGGCTCGCGGTGCAGGATCTCGCCAACAATGCGCCGGGCGCGGCCGATGCCGCCGGCGGCGCGGCGCACGCGCTCTCGGGCGGCGCCATCGATCCCTTCGTCTTCCGCTTCGCCATCTTCGTGCTGGCGATCTTCGTCGGCTATTATGTCGTCTGGTCCGTGACGCCGGCGCTGCACACGCCGCTGATGGCCGTCACCAATGCAATCTCTTCCGTGATCGTTGTCGGCGCGCTGCTCGCGGTCGGCATCGCGGCTTCCGGCCTTGCGGCGGGCTTCGGCTTCGTCGCTCTGGTGCTGGTCTCGGTCAACATCTTCGGCGGCTTCCTGGTGACCCAGCGCATGCTCGCCATGTACAAGAAGAAGGAAAAGTGA